The DNA window CTTGCCTTCAGGGAACtcaaatagagagagagacaagcaCATAAGTCATGACAGTGTCATGGTCAAGGTAAAAAGAGAGCTTGGAGAGGAGAAGGGGCGACCTGtctgaagaagggaaggaagtaaGCCATTTATACTTAAGCCGCATATTgtgatgaaaagaaaagagatctgCTTTGGAACCTAGCTCCACAACTTATTATCCCTTACCCTCTATGCCTTGGTgtgctcatctataaaatgggaattataCAATTTATCTTGAAGAGTTGTGGTGAGGAGTAATGGACATCTCAGTTCTGCATGTTTGAAGATCATGTTTGTAAAAAGGATCTAGTTTGTGAAAAGTGTCCACAATACCTTGGGCTTGTGCAGGTTCTTAACAAGTAAGAACTTCTGACCATAGCATTGGTCCTATCTCCCACCCCTCCCAGTGTCTATTACATCACCCTGGATGAAATTGTCCTGGTGGATATCTATTATTTGTTTGATTGACATCATCATGGATATGAAAAAGGCCCATCATATCAGGAAACGTGGCCATCAGAAACTGCCCCAGAAAGGATCTATTCCTCTTTCTGAGAACCATGAATTTGGAATTCAGCACTTGGAAATGTGACCTAGCAAAAGACACGTGGGCAAGAGCTATGCTTTTCCATTTCACCAAGGAGAGCCAGAGGCGTGCCAAGGAGTTGGGGGCCTCAAGTCAGGAAGCAGAACAGCAATACTGTCTCTTGACCTGCTGCATCCCACTGACGAAGGCCAGGGCTTTCATGAGTCCAGGTCTTTGAAGTCACACCACGAAGCTCTTGCATCATGACACACAGCATGGAAGAGGAGTCCTGACTTAGCGAGAAGCCCAAGTAAAGTCTTTTATGAGGGAAGAGACTCTTCTGAAGAAACACAACAAATGTAGGGAAGGGCTTTTGACAATCACcaaatgagcaaaaaaaaaaaaaaaaaaaaaaaggggggggttgCCTTACGTGGCCACACCCTCCACGGACGAGGTATAAATGCTCCCCGGAGGAAGGAGACCCACTGATCTACAACTTGGAGGTTCTGGACTCTGTCTTCAGCTGGGCACTCCCTCCCTGCACCATGTCTTACAGTTGTTGCCTGCCCAGCCTGAGCTGCCGCACCAGCTGCTCCTCCCGGCCCTGCGTGCCCCCCAGCTGCCACGGCTGCACCCTACCTGGGGCCTGCAACATCCCCGCCAATGTGGGCAACTGCAACTGGTTCTGCGAGGGCTCCTTCAATGGCAGCGAGAAGGAGACCATGCAGTTCCTGAACGACCGCCTGGCCAGCTACCTGGAGAAGGTGCGTCAGCTGGAGCGGGAAAACGCGGAGCTGGAGAACCTCATCCGGGAGCGGTCGCAGCAGCAGGAGCCCTTGGTGTGTGCCAGCTACCAGTCCTACTTCAAGACCATCGAGGAGCTCCAGCAGAAGGTGGGGAGTGGGCGACACAGTGCCTCCAGTAGGAAGTTGTCGGGAGAGAATCCGAGCTGTGATTGAGAAGCCATGTGAGCTCTTGATGTGAATGGAAAGCTGAAAACTGGCCTTTCCATTTTGCTTTCTTGAGGGCCCATCTCTTCTTAGACTTGGGACTGTTAGGTCTAGATATTTGCATAGTGTTAGTCTATGTGGAGGTAGCAGTACTTTGCATAAATGAGCTGTAATTAAAAACTACTTCTGAATGCTTCCATGTGCTTGCCAAGCTCCAGAATTATTACCCTGAGGTGACAGAAAAGGACTGAGTCCAAAGGAAGCTGGGGAAATGGAATCTTTTGTAAAGATTGGGCTGTTTCCTTTCTCCCTCATCTGAGCGTTTTGCCCCTTGGACTGCTGGCTGCCTCTCTCTTCTGGGTTCCTACTTACCCTGACTTCACTGTCCTCATCTTCATAACTCTGGGCTTCTCCTGGTGCACAGTGTCCAGTGAGAGCCTAAAACATTTGTCCAAAACTGGGAAGATTGGAAATTACCTAGGACAAAGTAGTCCCAGTTGTCTGGGACATCTGGGAGCATGTGGCTTCCTCCCTGATCCAGTCCTCTGCAACTGCTAGTTTACCTGCTTGTCTTTTCCGTTTGATTGAAAGTTTCTTGAGGGCAGGATCAAGCGCTTACCAATTTTTGTATCCTCAGCTCCTAGTATCATGCCAGAAACATAGTAGGTGTTTTTCATAAATGTCAACTATTATTATTGTCAGCTTCTCAGTATTGCTCATTAggatagaaaaaaaagattatctacTTATACTTTTTGCATATTTTggtgttctggtttttgaatataattttggaaatattcattgagtacctactgtatatagaaaatatttaataagatagGCAGTGATTTCTCATCCTGATCCTTCCAAGGACGTGAATTAGGAAGGACTGCCATTGGCGAAAAATTACCAAGTCCTTGCTCATTCTTGAATGTTTTGGGCCTTCCAGATCCTGTGCAGCAAGTCTGAGAATGCCAGGCTTGTGGTGCAGATCGACAACGCCAAGCTGGCCTCCGACGACTTCAGGACCAAGTGAGTGGGCAAGCGGGgtgttactatttatttttcttctctggctGCTCTCCTTCCCTTTAGCCTATTGTCAACACAAGTTAAACAAACACTGACTGAGCTATGTTCTAGATGCTTTGCCCAAGATTCACAGAGCCACTGCACACCGTAGTTCAGAGATCCTTTCTCCAGGCCTTAGACTTCctttcctcctgcttctcctctgTGAAGTGACATCCCTAGTCGTACTGTGGGTCAGTGTAGACATGTTGGCCCCTGATGTTCTCCTATGCACAGAATCCATTCATGAGAATGAAGAATGTGGAAGTATATTATTTTGGAAATCTTACAATTTATTGGCTTTTATCCTAAATCCActggctttctttttccttttttttttttttttttagagacaggcccttgctctgttacccaggctggaggacagtggtgcaatcgtagctcagtgtaacctcagatcctcagattcctgggctcaagcaatcctcctaccttagtctcctgagtagctaggaatgtAGAAGTCTATCCACTGGatctttaaacataaaattaccagTGCGTTTTCTTCCAGCTTGATGCTGGAAACCTAAACAAAAGAGATGGCTATAAAAACTATAAACCCTAATTCCTAGTTGCCTgacaaaccaaaccaaagcagAGTTAAGGCCAAGCCTATTCCTGCCCAGCCTGTCCCTGACCCTCCTATGATCACAGATATGAGACCGAGATGTCCCTGCGGCAGCTGGTGGAGTCGGACATCAATGGCCTGCGCAGGATCCTGGATGAGCTGACCCTGTGCAGGTCTGACCTGGAGGCCCAGGTGGAGTCCCTGAAGGAGGAGCTGCTGTGCCTCAAGCAGAACCATGAGCAGGTGAGTTCCCTGAAGAGTGATGGGCTCAGACTCACCAGGGCCTGTTTGATAACCACCACAGGGTCCGGGACAGGCTGTCATTAGAGGCTCAATTAGCTGAGGAAGTAATTCTGCATACAAAAATGGATATGTAGAGAATGAGTAGTCTAACAACCTGTGATATGAGATTAGGATTTTTCTGCCAGAGGCAGGAATGAGAGTGAGGAAGTTGGCAAACTTAATGAGGAAAGTTGAGTAACAAGGCAGCAGCCACAGCCTCTCCTGCACCCTGGTTAGAGTGCACACAACAGCAATCTTCTATTCCAATTCTCCATTTGTAGCTGAAGAAGCCAGGATGGCCTAGGCCCACCAGGCAGAGAGGGCTGAGCTGGAACAAAATGCAACTCTCATTCCTGTCCAGAGCTCTTTCTGCTGTTCAGTGTTGCTTGGAAACAGCCTTGAGCAAAATGCTCACTGTTACGGCTAAGTCAGTTGGacaaaaaagaagacatgtatttTATGCAACCTGAAATCCAAGAACAATGTAAATGGTGACAGTTAATATTAATCAGGTGCTTAGTATGTGCcgaacattgtgctaagtgctttaacTCCGGAGGCAGTTCTCAttttaagatgaagaaattgaggcttcaAGAAGCTTCTAGAAGCAATGTATTAAGTGGTAGAGATTAGGTTGAATACAAATTTGTCTGAAATCCACCTAAGCCCAAGGACCAAGCTATGCTCAGCAGGGAagtaaacagatatttattgctTTCAGCAAATCTATGCTGGTGGAATCAACAAATCACCCTTTAAGTCTCTTCTATGCCAGGATGGCAGATTTTGAAGTAAGCATTCTGTATTTCCTCTTCAGCTAGACTCAGTTCTTTTCATTATCCATGCTTCAGAGTCAAACATATGAGGCTATATGGTATACTAGCAAAAACACTGAACTGGGCATTTGGGGACCAGAGTTTAAATAATGGCCTGCCATGTATCAGCTCTGAGCCCAAATCACTGAATCTCTCTAAATGAGGAGTGGTGCATTTAATACAAAGGGCAGAGAGAGGTCATGAGCTTGAAAGTACTTTGTAAAAAGTGGAGTATACAGATTAGTCATTGAATATAGATCCTGGTTAATGAGAGGATCAGAGGGAACAAAGTTTCCTGAAAACTTACCAATGATCAGAAGTTGAATTGCTTTCTCTTAAGGAGAGCACCAAGATCCTTTGTGAAATTTAAACTTTTGCCCTTTCTCAATCAGGAGGTCAACACCCTGCGCTGCCAGCTTGGAGACCGCCTCAACGTGGAGGTGGATGCTGCCCCTGCTGTGGACCTGAACCAGGTCCTGAACGAGACCAGGAGTCAATATGAGGCCCTGGTGGAAACCAACCGCAGGGAAGTGGAGCAATGGTTCGCCACGCAGGTGGGCATCTAAGCACATGGCCGCTCAGGACCCGAGGTGCCCCAGGGCCCTGGAGGCAGGGTCTGATCCTTTCCCTACTTGGGTGTTTCAGACTGAGGAGCTGAACAAGCAGGTGGTATCCAGCGCAGAGCAGCTGCAGTCCTACCAGGCGGAGATCATCGAGCTGAGACGCACGGTCAATGCCCTGGAGATCGAGCTGCAGGCCCAGCACAACCTGGTGTGTATTGTTCAGCCCTGCTGGTGAGCGATGGGAAGTTGGGAGGCAGAGTCTCGGGGATGCCCTTGGGGCCACACACTCTCCTTAGCTCTTGGAGCTTGTGAGTTCTTTGGAACCCCATGGAAGAACCTTATTAGGAGCAGCTCTCTGACATTCCTGATCTTCCCCACCACAGCGAGACTCTCTGGAAAACACGCTGACGGAGAGCGAGGCCCGCTACAGCTCCCAGCTGTCCCAGGTGCAGAGCCTGATCACCAACGTGGAGTCCCAGCTGGCGGAGATCCGCTGTGACCTGGAGCGGCAGAACCAGGAGTACCAGGTGCTGCTGGACGTGCGTGCCCGGCTGGAGTGTGAGATCAACACGTACCGGAGCCTCCTGGAGAGCGAGGACTGCAAGTCAGTATGGGGGTAGTAATCTTTTCCTTGGGGCATGTGAGGTTGCTGTGGAGATGAATAGTCTTCTTGATGGAAATGAATTTATAATTTCGAGCTTTTGTTTGGAGGCAGTCCAAAGGAGAACAATATTCTTATACAAAgcccttttattattttcccatctCTTCAGCTCATTATACTCTAACTTGCTCCAATGATTTTCTGCCCATAGGCTCCCCTCCAACCCCTGCGCCACAACAAATGCATGTGACAAGTCCATTGGGCCCTGTATCTCTAATCCCTGTGGCCCACGTGCTCGGTGCGGGCCTTGCAACACTTTTGGGTGCTAGAGGCCCCATGACCGGGAGGAGAAGAAAGACATCAGTCACACCTCAACTCTACTTCATCCCAACATCTCCAACAGTGAACACACTTTGGAAAGAGGCAGAAACCTTTCTATCAGCCCTGGCTTCCAGGGGTCAGCTCTAGCCTCCCACTGTATTCCCTGGCTTGATTCTTCAGCATAAGGCTGCAAAATCTGTCTTCTGAGTCACACAGAGAGACCTACAGCAGGATCAAGATCAAGTAATATCTATCATCATAAAGACGCATTTACATAACATGTTATACTTGAACAAAACTTACCTAAATGCGATTTAGAGAAAATTCAATTAATTGTGACAAAACTGATGGGCATGCTACGAAACAGAACATAATTGGAGTAAATCTTCCTTGTCACTCTTGGTCTTTGGAGACGCAATAGAAATCCTTTGTTAACCTCCTAATAAACTCTTTTTCAAAAGTTATAATTGTCTGTTTCACTCATTAATTCCAAAATTGGTTGtcttgtataaattttaaaaataaccagtgTTTTTCCATCAGATGAAGGGGTTATTCGCCCCATATATGGTCTGTGATTTCCTTCAATGGAAAGTCTCCCTGAAAGACCATTAACCTGCATTTAGTGTTTGGGAAGAAGGTGGTGGGAAAGAGAATGGCAAATTCATATGAAGGTGTCTTTACAGATACAGGaactatttattttgaaacattaagTGGAGGGATCTGAAAACATTTGgagtaaaaaaaaccaaaaactgtacTAAGGTAACATATATCACCTTAACATATGGTATGTaatctcatatatacatatacataaccACATATTATATAAGCATATGTACACCACAGACaggcgtgtgcatgtgtgcacatacacatgcacacacacaaccacGCTGTACTGAAATGTTTAGGTAGAAAGTAGGAAGGAGCAGCAAAGGGTAGAGGAATACAGTGGTCAGGAGGAGTGTGGGATCTGCTAGGCCGGATGGTAGGGAGATGCCTTTGGTTCACCTTCCTCTCTTCGTCCCTGCCTTGGCACTCAAGGACTCCTTGCGACTTTCTGTATTTCTATGATGTGGGCCTGGAACTCTACGCTGGAGTTCTCTGCTAAGTTTCTCTGCTCGGTTGCCTGGGGTCCGCGTCAGATGATGGAGAACTGTGAGTGGGTTATTTGACGGAAAAGCCTCTTTTGTCCTAGTGAGCCTTGAGCTTTGGTCCCacctgtttttatttaaatgcagTTGGGACCATCGTTTTGTCACATTACTGCCTTCAGTGGCAACCAGATTTaccaatgtttaaaaaaacaaaaacagtaatcaAGTAAGGAAACCCAAGGCCCAGCCCACAAATGAGATTGAGTCTCGTTTTTCACTTCTCTACTCCTACTTTTCTAAATCAATGATTGAAATGAAGAGATTGAGAATGGGAACTTTTAATAGAGAGGAGCATATCCTCAACCTATGAGAACAGGTACAGAGGGGCAGGAGGTAGAGTGGGGGTTGGAAATTCTCTCCAAAACTTGCAGACCATATACTTAGGTGTGGTAGAGATGTCCAGGGAAAAATACCCCAAACCCTCCATTCAGGGCTGTGGAAACCAGAGGACAGCTAAGGAGACCAGCCCTCAACACTTGCTTGTGGCCACCTTCTCGCCTTAAGTGTGGACCAGCCCTCTCTCGCGCGTTAGGGCTAACATGGAGAGAATGCTGAGTCTCAAAGATTGATTACTCACTACTCCATCTGTCTTCAGCAGCACAACCCTATAGAATAGAGAATAGAGGATCTGAGAGTCTGGGCTCCTTTTTAGCGGAAGATCATGTATacaaaacatttctttatttgaGTTTGGAAGAGAAGAATCAGTAGAAAAGGTCTttatcaactttaaaaataaataacctggAGAGGATACAGATTTCAATTAAATCAATGTAGAAAGTCACCTCATCATTAATCATGAATGTCTGCTGCCTGCTTGGAAGGAGGAGATAAATAATGGGTTCAGAacgctctctttctctcttgaatATTTCAGCAACAAAGCagaggcagggaaaaaaaaaaaaaaaaaaaaaaaaaagcaagaattctTAAAGGCGAGGTTCTGGGCTTTCCCAGGTGCAAGCTTAATTTCTCTTTTCCACAGGTTCCCAGGTCTGCAGTCTCTGAGGTCATTAGCTAGAGCCAGGCCTTCTCAGAAAACACTGCTCTGAGGGGAGAGGCCCATAACAAGGAAGCAAGGAAACCAGAACCCAGGAAATGTCTCCTAatccctgccctgccccttccTGTGAAATAAACCATGATGGTGCCGGGCTGTGAGTCTTACCCACTAGGAGATGGTGTAGGATGCTGTGATGAGAAGAATTATGGCTTGTTTTGGAGGCAGCATTTTTGGGTCCTGGTTTTGGGTATATTGTTGGCTGCCCTGACCATCAGAGTCCTCTTTTCGAGAGACCTGGCAGCCTCGTGGGGTTGTGAAGATCCCCTGTGTATGGAAGTGCTTTATAAATGGTGCAGCACGGTACCTATGTAAGGCTCAGTATTCTTGTCATTGACACTTTGACCTTGAATATGAATTCCTGGGATCTTGGGGTCTAAGTTTGATATTGTCTAGTCCCAGTAAAACATTCTACTCAGTCTCCTACAAAGTCTGTTTGCTCCTATTTTTGATAGACACGAGCTGAGCTCCTATTGTCTCAGTTTGGAGAGCTTGCCTGAGAGGTGACATTTGCATTGAGAcctgaaaacagagaagaaacagaGCAGAGGGAAAGAGCTTTCTAGAGAGGGGGACAGCAAGTCAAGGAAAGGAGTGAGGCGGATGCCTCTGAAGGAGGGAACAAGGCCAGGGCATCTAGAGTGATGAGTAGGGGAGAAGCAATCGGCCTGTACGTGTGGGCAGTGGCCAGGGTACATGGGGGCTCGCCAGCTCTGCGGGGGATCCGATTTCATTTCAAGGGAAGAGGAAAGACTTGGGAGAGTTAAAAGGATTAATTTGATTGACACTTTTGTTAAAAGGAGCGTGTTGGCAGTTGAATGGAAAATAGGTTTACTGAACACTAACGTTTAAAGTTTCGTGATAGTGGATGACAGTTACAattcaggtatgtctttttttatgtttcaaaGAAGAATCACTGACATCTAACGACTGCTCACCTTTCTCATCAAAAACAGGGGAGTCTGGAAGCAGGCACCAAAAGTCACAAGAATGGCTCCAACTCTAAAAGGATATGAGGATGACACGGCCTGTCCCTTGTTATTGCAAAATGCACACCAACAACTTGATGAAGTTACGTGCCAGGCAGGTGGGCCCCGGCCCCACCGGGCTCCTGGCTGAGCCTGCAGCAGGTGTGCAGAGGTAGCGTTCCCTcaccctcacttttttttttttttttttttttaaacatgtaggGACAAGCACAGGACTGAAATGTAAAGCCTAGGGAAGATGTACAGCCTCCCCAGTCAAagacatatttacaaaaaaattcgAACGCGTGGTCAGCTGCGGCCTGGATGTGATGGTATCTACACAAGATGACTTCCTGCAGCGTCACGACCCCCACGAGCTTGGGTGTGGCACATGGGAGTGAGTGTGTTTAAAGTTTTACAAGTGGTTAAAAGGCGCAAAAAGAAAGGCTAGAAACCAAACCCCAGAAAAATCATGCATTTGAAAGTG is part of the Chlorocebus sabaeus isolate Y175 chromosome 16, mChlSab1.0.hap1, whole genome shotgun sequence genome and encodes:
- the LOC103243462 gene encoding keratin, type I cuticular Ha3-I is translated as MSYSCCLPSLSCRTSCSSRPCVPPSCHGCTLPGACNIPANVGNCNWFCEGSFNGSEKETMQFLNDRLASYLEKVRQLERENAELENLIRERSQQQEPLVCASYQSYFKTIEELQQKILCSKSENARLVVQIDNAKLASDDFRTKYETEMSLRQLVESDINGLRRILDELTLCRSDLEAQVESLKEELLCLKQNHEQEVNTLRCQLGDRLNVEVDAAPAVDLNQVLNETRSQYEALVETNRREVEQWFATQTEELNKQVVSSAEQLQSYQAEIIELRRTVNALEIELQAQHNLRDSLENTLTESEARYSSQLSQVQSLITNVESQLAEIRCDLERQNQEYQVLLDVRARLECEINTYRSLLESEDCKLPSNPCATTNACDKSIGPCISNPCGPRARCGPCNTFGC